In Corythoichthys intestinalis isolate RoL2023-P3 chromosome 4, ASM3026506v1, whole genome shotgun sequence, a genomic segment contains:
- the LOC130914910 gene encoding transmembrane protein 74, whose product MASPVLSLKRDGDKLPHSPAVLERLAAVLHVRKQSESTGGGSLGDGGCNPARSCHDRCHSATRRAEVKLRTLGEEKVRVCCDEELETSFTYIDENVNLAIGSPDTSCKSSQRNARNCEPCSETAPEFSFMSEDDLSFGEASGSSVDYWFISAVTFLVTGISLVIISYAVPRDVVVDKDSVSAREMEKLELESARIGGHLDRCVIAGLCLLTLGGVVLSTLLMISMWKGEMYRRKVIAYSKRSAKLYGSISLKTKSSPSHSSAHLSLEDIVESLN is encoded by the coding sequence ATGGCTTCGCCGGTGCTGTCTTTAAAACGGGACGGTGATAAGCTGCCACATTCTCCCGCCGTCCTTGAACGCCTCGCCGCTGTGCTGCACGTCCGCAAGCAGAGCGAATCAACAGGAGGGGGGTCGCTGGGGGACGGCGGCTGTAACCCGGCCCGTAGCTGCCATGACCGTTGTCATTCGGCTACGAGACGCGCGGAGGTCAAACTGCGTACTCTCGGGGAGGAGAAAGTGCGCGTTTGCTGCGATGAGGAATTGGAGACATCTTTCACCTACATAGATGAGAACGTCAATCTAGCAATCGGCAGCCCGGACACCAGCTGCAAAAGTTCTCAAAGAAACGCGCGCAACTGCGAGCCGTGCTCAGAGACGGCACCAGAATTTTCTTTCATGTCTGAGGATGATCTCTCATTTGGGGAGGCCTCGGGGTCCTCAGTGGACTACTGGTTTATAAGCGCAGTCACGTTTTTGGTGACTGGTATCTCCTTGGTGATCATCTCCTACGCAGTACCCCGGGATGTGGTCGTGGACAAGGACAGTGTCTCGGCCAGGGAGATGGAGAAACTGGAACTCGAGAGTGCGCGCATTGGAGGTCACCTGGACAGATGTGTCATAGCAGGACTGTGCTTGTTGACTCTGGGTGGGGTTGTGCTTTCCACTCTGCTCATGATCTCCATGTGGAAAGGAGAGATGTACAGGAGGAAAGTCATTGCTTATTCCAAACGATCCGCCAAACTCTACGGTTCCATCAGTCTGAAAACTAAATCCAGTCCCAGTCACTCCTCTGCACACTTGTCCCTGGAGGATATAGTGGAAAGCTTGAACTAA